Proteins encoded by one window of Vanacampus margaritifer isolate UIUO_Vmar chromosome 17, RoL_Vmar_1.0, whole genome shotgun sequence:
- the grhl2b gene encoding grainyhead-like transcription factor 2b isoform X2, producing MIARSLSRSSTGFPSNQSSTSRVELGRMTSRAGCRGNRSEEGKMARRRRLPFPTDRFCHNVAGPVEPCSTAQSQQQQQSARCGQILPSHLPALARGSGAAKRVDSQSRGQVRTSKKKSVCKRLVVVVPNESSFPAVRRAYTSEDEAWRSYLENPLTAATKAMMSINGDEDSANALGLLYDYYKVPKEKRLLTTPKVTEITQEQEKRLPSNPNGVEAEALDNRVQVLKSVPVNLSLNMEHPGGPDSGGAPSVALVKADSYVPVYMTAGAGLHYRVDGEEASRVVYEQSPYEVTTVSHSSYVKEDQRSPPDSPFDEDRDTKYHTPSSLASDDFLFHHDGTESFQYTLDATRSLRQKQGEGPMTYLNKGQFYAVTLNELSTNKRLRHPISKVRSVIMVVFSEDKNRDEQLKYWKYWHSRQHTAKQRVLDIADYKESFNTIGNIEEIAYNAISFTWDVNEEAKIFITVNCLSTDFSSQKGVKGLPLMIQMDTYSYNNRSNKPLHRAYSQIKVFCDKGAERKIRDEERKLFRKKSKGKDGSVGVITVPKKSDTTYFKIMTDLEAQPVLFIPDVHFGNLQRAGQVFTFNTEEMEREGSVLVKRMFRPSEEDLCPPPQKKVKEEAHKRVLLYVRKETDEVFDALMLKSPTLRGLVDAISEKYGVTTEKIAKVYKKSKKGILVNMDDNIIEHYSNEDTFILHMESYADTYKVTLTEI from the exons ATgatcgctcgctcgctctcccgCTCGTCCACGGGGTTTCCCTCCAATCAAAGCAGTACAAGCAGGGTCGAGCTGGGACGGATGACGTCACGGGCCGGTTGCCGGGGCAACCGTAGCGAGGAGGGAAAAATGGCGAGAAGACGTCG CCTCCCGTTTCCAACCGACCGGTTTTGCCACAATGTTGCCGGACCAGTCGAACCGTGCAGCACGGCGcagtcacaacaacaacaacaatctgcccgatgtg GACAAATCCTCCCATCTCACCTGCCTGCACTCGCTCGGGGTTCTGGAGCTGCCAAACGGGTTGACTCCCAATCCAGGGGCCAAGTCcggacaagtaaaaaaaaaagcgtctg CAAACGTCTAGTGGTGGTCGTCCCCAACGAGAGCTCCTTCCCGGCGGTGCGGCGGGCATACACCAGCGAGGATGAGGCGTGGCGCTCGTACCTGGAGAACCCACTGACGGCCGCCACCAAGGCCATGATGAGCATCAACGGCGACGAGGACAGCGCCAACGCTCTGGGCCTCCTCTATGACTACTACAAG GTTCCTAAAGAAAAAAGACTCCTGACCACTCCCAAAGTTACGGAAATAACGCAAGAGCAGGAGAAAAG GTTGCCTAGCAACCCCAACGGCGTTGAAGCCGAGGCGTTGGACAACCGCGTCCAGGTCCTGAAGTCGGTCCCCGTCAACCTGTCGCTCAACATGGAGCACCCGGGCGGCCCCGATTCGGGCGGCGCGCCTTCCGTGGCCCTGGTCAAGGCCGACTCCTACGTGCCCGTCTACATGACGGCGGGCGCCGGGCTCCACTACCGCGTGGACGGCGAGGAGGCGTCGCGAGTGGTCTACGAGCAGAGCCCCTATGAGGTGACCACCGTCAGCCACAGTTCCTACGTGAAGGAGGACCAGCGGAGCCCGCCGGACAGTCCCTTTGACGAGGACAGGGACACG AAGTACCACACGCCGTCCTCACTGGCGTCAGACGACTTCCTGTTCCACCATGACGGAAC CGAAAGCTTCCAATACACGCTGGACGCCACCCGCTCGTTACGGCAGAAGCAGGGCGAGGGCCCCATGACCTACCTGAACAAGGGCCAGTTCTACGCGGTCACCCTCAACGAGCTCAGCACCAACAAGCGCCTACGACATCCCATCAGCAAAGTGCGG AGTGTTATCATGGTGGTGTTTAGCGAGGATAAAAACCGAGACGAGCAGCTGAAATACTGGAAGTACTGGCACTCCCGGCAGCACACGGCCAAGCAAAGAGTCCTGGACATCG CCGATTACAAAGAGAGCTTCAACACCATCGGCAACATCGAAGAAATAGCCTACAACGCCATCTCCTTCACGTGGGACGTCAACGAAGAGGCCAAG ATCTTCATCACGGTCAACTGCCTGAGCACGGACTTCTCGTCGCAGAAGGGCGTCAAGGGTCTGCCTCTGATGATCCAGATGGACACGTACAGCTACAACAACCGCAGCAACAAGCCTCTGCACAGGGCCTACTCGCAGATCAAGGTCTTCTGTGACAAG GGAGCGGAACGTAAGATAAGAGACGAAGAGAGGAAGCTGTTCCGCAAGAAATCCAAAG gTAAAGATGGCAGCGTGGGCGTGATAACGGTACCCAAAAAGTCAGACACAACGTATTTCAAGATCATGACCGACCTGGAAGCACAGCCGGTCCTTTTCATCCCGGACGTCCACTTTGGAAATTTGCAGAGAGCCGGACAG GTGTTCACCTTCAACACCGAGGAAATGGAGCGAGAAGG GAGCGTGCTGGTGAAGAGGATGTTCCGGCCGTCGGAGGAAGACTTGTGTCCGCCGCCGCAGAAGAAGGTCAAGGAGGAGGCGCACAAGAGAG TGCTGCTATACGTCCGCAAGGAGACGGACGAGGTATTCGACGCGCTCATGCTCAAGTCGCCGACATTGCGAGGCCTCGTGGACGCG ATATCGGAGAAGTATGGCGTGACCACTGAGAAGATCGCCAAAGTCtataagaaaagcaaaaaagg CATCTTGGTGAACATGGACGACAACATAATTGAGCACTACTCCAACGAGGACACGTTCATCCTGCACATGGAGAGCTACGCTGACACCTACAAGGTCACACTGACCGAAATATGA
- the znf706 gene encoding zinc finger protein 706: MARGHQKIQSQQKNAKKQAEMKKAKGHDQKTAAKAALVFTCAVCRSQMPDPKTFKQHFESKHPKCPLPPELEDVEA; encoded by the exons ATGGCCCGTGGACATCAAAAGATCCAGTCGCAACAGAAGAATGCCAAGAAGCAGGCCGAGATGAAGAAGGCTAAAGGGCACGACCAGAAGACGGCGGCCAAGGCAGCGCTCGTCTTTACCTGTGCTGTGTGCCGA TCGCAGATGCCCGACCCCAAAACCTTCAAGCAGCACTTTGAGAGCAAGCATCCCAAATGCCCTTTGCCCCCTGAGCTGGAAGATGTggaggcataa
- the grhl2b gene encoding grainyhead-like transcription factor 2b isoform X1, which translates to MIARSLSRSSTGFPSNQSSTSRVELGRMTSRAGCRGNRSEEGKMARRRRLPFPTDRFCHNVAGPVEPCSTAQSQQQQQSARCGQILPSHLPALARGSGAAKRVDSQSRGQVRTSKKKSVCKRLVVVVPNESSFPAVRRAYTSEDEAWRSYLENPLTAATKAMMSINGDEDSANALGLLYDYYKVPKEKRLLTTPKVTEITQEQEKRLPSNPNGVEAEALDNRVQVLKSVPVNLSLNMEHPGGPDSGGAPSVALVKADSYVPVYMTAGAGLHYRVDGEEASRVVYEQSPYEVTTVSHSSYVKEDQRSPPDSPFDEDRDTKYHTPSSLASDDFLFHHDGTESFQYTLDATRSLRQKQGEGPMTYLNKGQFYAVTLNELSTNKRLRHPISKVRSVIMVVFSEDKNRDEQLKYWKYWHSRQHTAKQRVLDIADYKESFNTIGNIEEIAYNAISFTWDVNEEAKIFITVNCLSTDFSSQKGVKGLPLMIQMDTYSYNNRSNKPLHRAYSQIKVFCDKGAERKIRDEERKLFRKKSKGKDGSVGVITVPKKSDTTYFKIMTDLEAQPVLFIPDVHFGNLQRAGQVFTFNTEEMEREGSVLVKRMFRPSEEDLCPPPQKKVKEEAHKRVLLYVRKETDEVFDALMLKSPTLRGLVDAVSGGGQFCLQPVTAFFFFVISAQSAFPFAWQISEKYGVTTEKIAKVYKKSKKGILVNMDDNIIEHYSNEDTFILHMESYADTYKVTLTEI; encoded by the exons ATgatcgctcgctcgctctcccgCTCGTCCACGGGGTTTCCCTCCAATCAAAGCAGTACAAGCAGGGTCGAGCTGGGACGGATGACGTCACGGGCCGGTTGCCGGGGCAACCGTAGCGAGGAGGGAAAAATGGCGAGAAGACGTCG CCTCCCGTTTCCAACCGACCGGTTTTGCCACAATGTTGCCGGACCAGTCGAACCGTGCAGCACGGCGcagtcacaacaacaacaacaatctgcccgatgtg GACAAATCCTCCCATCTCACCTGCCTGCACTCGCTCGGGGTTCTGGAGCTGCCAAACGGGTTGACTCCCAATCCAGGGGCCAAGTCcggacaagtaaaaaaaaaagcgtctg CAAACGTCTAGTGGTGGTCGTCCCCAACGAGAGCTCCTTCCCGGCGGTGCGGCGGGCATACACCAGCGAGGATGAGGCGTGGCGCTCGTACCTGGAGAACCCACTGACGGCCGCCACCAAGGCCATGATGAGCATCAACGGCGACGAGGACAGCGCCAACGCTCTGGGCCTCCTCTATGACTACTACAAG GTTCCTAAAGAAAAAAGACTCCTGACCACTCCCAAAGTTACGGAAATAACGCAAGAGCAGGAGAAAAG GTTGCCTAGCAACCCCAACGGCGTTGAAGCCGAGGCGTTGGACAACCGCGTCCAGGTCCTGAAGTCGGTCCCCGTCAACCTGTCGCTCAACATGGAGCACCCGGGCGGCCCCGATTCGGGCGGCGCGCCTTCCGTGGCCCTGGTCAAGGCCGACTCCTACGTGCCCGTCTACATGACGGCGGGCGCCGGGCTCCACTACCGCGTGGACGGCGAGGAGGCGTCGCGAGTGGTCTACGAGCAGAGCCCCTATGAGGTGACCACCGTCAGCCACAGTTCCTACGTGAAGGAGGACCAGCGGAGCCCGCCGGACAGTCCCTTTGACGAGGACAGGGACACG AAGTACCACACGCCGTCCTCACTGGCGTCAGACGACTTCCTGTTCCACCATGACGGAAC CGAAAGCTTCCAATACACGCTGGACGCCACCCGCTCGTTACGGCAGAAGCAGGGCGAGGGCCCCATGACCTACCTGAACAAGGGCCAGTTCTACGCGGTCACCCTCAACGAGCTCAGCACCAACAAGCGCCTACGACATCCCATCAGCAAAGTGCGG AGTGTTATCATGGTGGTGTTTAGCGAGGATAAAAACCGAGACGAGCAGCTGAAATACTGGAAGTACTGGCACTCCCGGCAGCACACGGCCAAGCAAAGAGTCCTGGACATCG CCGATTACAAAGAGAGCTTCAACACCATCGGCAACATCGAAGAAATAGCCTACAACGCCATCTCCTTCACGTGGGACGTCAACGAAGAGGCCAAG ATCTTCATCACGGTCAACTGCCTGAGCACGGACTTCTCGTCGCAGAAGGGCGTCAAGGGTCTGCCTCTGATGATCCAGATGGACACGTACAGCTACAACAACCGCAGCAACAAGCCTCTGCACAGGGCCTACTCGCAGATCAAGGTCTTCTGTGACAAG GGAGCGGAACGTAAGATAAGAGACGAAGAGAGGAAGCTGTTCCGCAAGAAATCCAAAG gTAAAGATGGCAGCGTGGGCGTGATAACGGTACCCAAAAAGTCAGACACAACGTATTTCAAGATCATGACCGACCTGGAAGCACAGCCGGTCCTTTTCATCCCGGACGTCCACTTTGGAAATTTGCAGAGAGCCGGACAG GTGTTCACCTTCAACACCGAGGAAATGGAGCGAGAAGG GAGCGTGCTGGTGAAGAGGATGTTCCGGCCGTCGGAGGAAGACTTGTGTCCGCCGCCGCAGAAGAAGGTCAAGGAGGAGGCGCACAAGAGAG TGCTGCTATACGTCCGCAAGGAGACGGACGAGGTATTCGACGCGCTCATGCTCAAGTCGCCGACATTGCGAGGCCTCGTGGACGCGGTGAGTGGCGGCGGCCAATTTTGTCTGCAACCtgttactgcattttttttttttgtcatatcagCACAATCAGCATTTCCATTTGCGTGGCAGATATCGGAGAAGTATGGCGTGACCACTGAGAAGATCGCCAAAGTCtataagaaaagcaaaaaagg CATCTTGGTGAACATGGACGACAACATAATTGAGCACTACTCCAACGAGGACACGTTCATCCTGCACATGGAGAGCTACGCTGACACCTACAAGGTCACACTGACCGAAATATGA